Below is a genomic region from Raphanus sativus cultivar WK10039 chromosome 4, ASM80110v3, whole genome shotgun sequence.
AATGCGAAGACTGTGAAGAACAACAATTCCAGGTAAGGTTAATGCTTCCATTTACTTGCGCAGTGCTCCTGATTCATCTACCTGCCGTTAGTGGATACTAATGCTTTTTCTTGTTGCAGTCGTTTTGGGAAATTTGTGGAGATTCAGTTTGATGACGTGGGTCGGATATCTGGGGCAGCCATCAGAACCTACCTTTTGGAGAGGTCTCGTGTTTGCCAAGTTTCAGATCCTGAACGCAACTATCACTGCTTTTACCTCCTGTGTGCTGCTCCTCCAGAGGTAGGTTATCTAAGTTGTCCTCACTTATACTCGGACGAATCTTCGAAGTGAGAAAATGGTTCAAATTTTGCAGGATGTTGAGAGATTTAAATTGGGCGACCCCAAGTCGTTTCGGTATCTTAACCAATCTAGCTGCTACGAACTTGATGGTGTAAACGATGCAGAGGAGTATCTTTCTACTAGAAAAGCTATGGATGTAGTTGGAATAAGTGAAACAGAACAGGTTTGCAATTTGTCTATCACCTGTGGATTGCTATATAGGAAATGACTTATCTTCTTTTCTCTCCTCAGGATGCAATTTTCAGAGTTGTGGCTGCCATTCTCCATCTTGGAAATATTGAATTTTGCAAGGGAGAAGATGCTGATTCATCATCTCTAAAAGATGAACAGTCAAATTTTCATCTCCAAATGACATCAGAATTGCTCATGTATTATATATCCCTCTTCTACTTTTCCAACTAAAAGTGTGATTCTTGTGATGCATGTAATTACAACTTGTTATATTAGGTGTGATCCCCATTCCTTAGAAGATGCTTTGTGTAAGCGTATGATGGTCACCCCAGAAGAAGTTATCAAAAGAAGTCTTGATCCTCTTGGTGCCGCCGTTAGTAGGGATGGTTTAGCAAAGACAATATATTCTAGACTCTTTGATTGGTAAAATTTCTATATCAGTATAcaattatctatatattttcaCATGCCACGGAGGGTGACATTTGCTAAGTCAGTACTCATTATTATCTTGCAGGTtggtaaacaaaataaatatctcTATCGGACAAGATTCTAACTCTAGGCGCTTGATTGGAGTCCTTGACATTTATGGTTTTGAGAGCTTTAAAACCAACAGGTGATGGCTGAGAGTATACATTTGCTGAGATATGATTAAATCAGTAGTTGATTTTAGAAAATGATGTATTTATATAAGTTTCCACGACTAACGTGCTATCTGTAAAATCACCTAATCTAACCACATTCAGTTGTTCACGGACTTGTTTATATTTTCTGTGCAGTTTTGAACAATTCTGTATTAATTACACGAATGAAAAGCTGCAACAACATTTCAACCAGGTATGAGGTCAGTCATAGGTTACGGCTGCTGATTTGCCTCAAGATTATGTTAATTAATCTGaacttttttatattgtttagcATGTATTCAAAATGGAACAAAGTGaatatgaaaaagaagaaatagaTTGGAGCTATGTGGAGTTCGTTGATAACAAAGATGTCGTGGATCTAATTGAAAAGGTTTGTTATATCCATTTATCTGTTTCTCTCCCCGTATAAAGACTTGACAGTAGATATCACTTTTGGAGATCATTCTGGCTTACATCTAAAGTACATTATGCTCAAGGTTCATGAAAGCATGCAAGAGTTCTATCTATTTTCATATATGCTCAAGTGTCCtaaatcactatgcattgttttAGACTTGAAAACACATGcagctgaattttttttatggaaCGGTCTGTTGTTTCCATTACCTTATGCTGCactttattttctaaaactcTGAGTTCAATATTTTACAGAAGCCCGGTGGTATCATTGCTCTTCTAGATGAAACATggtataatataattttctctACATGTAGCTGTAGCTGTAGTTTAGTGTTTTTGTCTCAAACCACTATAGTTATGTGTTATAACTTAAAACGTTTATTACTTCTGCAGCATGCTACCCAAATCAACTCCTGAAACATTTTCTGAGAAGCTTTATCAAACATTCAAGAATCATAAGCGCTTTATTAAACCAAAACTGACTCGATCAGATTTTACTTTAGTTCATTATGCAGGGGAGGTAAGCTGGATTTCACACTCTGCTGTTTTGATAATGAAAACTAGATATATAACGATCTTGAATGTATATTTCccatgtttttttgtttcaggttCAGTACCAGTCCGATCAATTTTTAGACAAAAACAAAGACTATGTTGTTGCCGAGCATCAGGATTTGTTAAATGCTTCCAAATGTTCTTTTGTGTCAGGCCTTTTTCCTCCTCTTCCTAAAGCGAGTAGCAAGTCTAAGTTTTCCTCTATTGGCGCTCGTTTCAAGGTGACGTTCCTATAATTCCATTTTGAGACTTTTTAACAGATAAGGTTGAACTATTGATGCCATACTCATCATCTGTATGTGCTGACATGTTCAAGTAATTGGTGCAGCTACAATTGCAACAGCTGATGGAGACGCTGAATTTAACGGAACCACACTACATCAGATGTGTTAAGCCAAACAATTTGTTGCAGCCAACAGTGTTTGACAATGCCAATGTCTTGCATCAGTTACGCTCTGGGGTCAGTGTTTCATTTGAATTGTTCATATTAACATGTTTTGAGGTCTTGAggtgttttataatttttttctatgcAGGGTGTTCTTGAGGCCATCAGAGTGAAATGCGCTGGATATCCAACAAATAGGACTTTCATCGAATTCTTAAAACGGTTTATGATTCTTGCACCGGAGATTCTGAAAGGAGAGTATGTATCAGTTCTACCCATCAAGCTTGAGCATGCTTCTGCTCTTGTCTTCCTTGTTGCTCCTGGAGTTTGTTATCTCAGTTTCCTTTACATTACACTGTAAGCAGGTATGAAGCAGATGTTGCATGCAAGTGGATTTTGGACAAAAAGGGGCTCACAGGTTTCCAAGTAAGGTTCCTAGGAAGTCCACTTAATATAAAGAGGAATCCCATTTCCATTGATGCGTGTTGATATATCTAATTTGCAGATTGGTAAAAGTAAAGTTTTCCTGAGAGCTGGTCAGATGGCTGAGCTAGATGCACACAGAACAAAAGTGCTTGGTGAAGCAGCGAAGATGATTCAAGGGCAAGTTAGAACCCGTCTCACAAGAGAACGATATGTGCTCTTGCGGAGGGCTTCAGTTAATATACAAGCTAATTGGAGAGGTGACTGCTGTAGCTTTTCTTTTGGCGTGTTATGGTTTCACTGACATGTCAGGAAGGGCTGATAAAGTCtctcttttcatatttttttagcaAACCTTGCACGAAAGATATCAAGGTACATGAGAAGGGAGGAAGCTGCcattaaaattcagaaaaactTACGTAGACAGATTGCGATTAAAGATTATGGGAATACCAAATCTTCGGCAGTCACATTGCAAAGTGGAGTCCGGACAATGGTTGCACGCCATGAGTTCCATTATAAATTGAAGTCTAAGGCAGCGACTAAGATCCAGGTCCTTTTCTCATTACTTTTTCCATACTTATGGAATCATTCTATCTCCAAAGATAGAAAAGACTAATAACTCTTAAAACACTTGCAGGCCTACTGGCGTGGTTACAGTGCTGTATCTGACTACAAGAAACTGAAAAAAGCTTCTCTTGTTTATCAAAGTAAACTCAGAGGAAGAATTGCTAGAAAACAATTGGGACAGTCAAATCAGGTATTCTAGACCAGTCCCTGCAACTTATATGAGTATTCAAGTGTTTTGATCTATGCAGTATATAGGGAGAAGTAGAACATGGCTCTCCTCATTAGAGGATGATGTATTTGGCTTCAATTGATATAAATCATGGGTGTAGgctgagaaaaagaaagagacggAACATGAAAGAGATGTGGAACTTTCCAATCCAGCAGAAGAGGCAGTTGATAAGTCCTTTGTAAAGCATTCagatgaaagtgatgatgaagagatgagacaTAAAAGAGAGACAAAACATTCAATCCAAGAAGATGATGGCATTGAAAAGTCCTTTGTAAAGCATTCAGATGAGagtgatgatgaagagatgGGACATGAACGACAGAATAAACAGACCATCCAAGGAGATAATGGAATTGAAAAGTCCTTTGTAAAGCATTCagatgaaagtgatgatgaagagatgagacaTGAAAGAGAGACAAAACATTCAATCCAAGAAGATGATGGCATTGAAAAGTCCTTTGTAAAGCATTCAGATGAGAGTGATGATGAAAAGATGGGTCATGAACGACAGAATGAACAGACCATCCAAGGAGATGATGGAATTGAAAAGTCCTTTGTAATGCATTCAGACCATAGTAGTGATGAAGAGAAAGGACATGAACAACAGATAACACATACCATCCAAGCAGATGATGGAGTTGAAAAGTCCTTTGTAATGCATTCAGACCATAGTAGTGATGAAGATAAAGGACATGAACGACAGAAAGAGCATACCATCCAAGCAGATGATGGAATTGAAAAGTCATTGATTCTGGATTCAGAGAACCCTTTCAGCAATTTTTCTGATGTAAGCCATATAACGAACCCTTTCCGTGATACAGAAGTTGAGTCCCTTACTGCCGAAGTTGAGATGTTGAAGGTAATGTTTCTATGTCCTCCAACATTTTGAACAGCTTCTAGACATGCCATGCCATTTATCTCCAGATgttgaaaattttattactcTTCAGGCCTTGTTGGTAGTTGAGAAACAGAGAGCTGACATTTCCGAAAGAAAATGTGATGAAGCACGAGAACTTGGTGAGAGAAGACGCAAAAGATTAGAAGAAACAGAAAGACGAGTTTACCAACTACAAGACTCTTTGAACAGGTATTACTAGATGGTGTATCAGTAAATAAACACAAAAGTGCAATACACTTCCTGATACTAAGTCTTGTTTAGTGTATTCCAGGTTGTTATATTCTATGTCGGACCAGTTCTCTCAACTGAAGTCCATCCTGAGATCTCCTTCCATGTCTTCAACGTTGGCTTCAGTGCCCGTCGTACGTGATGATCTTGCTGACAGCTCTGAGAACTCTGAAGCTTCATCGACT
It encodes:
- the LOC108855242 gene encoding myosin-16 isoform X3, whose translation is MGENILVDSHVWVEDPETAWTHGVVLNIKGDEADVKTNDGTQVIAKLSKLYPKDDEAPSEGVEDMTRLSYLHEPAVLNNLATRYELNEIYTYTGNILIAVNPFQGLPHLYDSEVMEKYKEASFKELSPHVFAIGGIAYREMINEDRNKCILVSGESGSGKTETTKMLMRYLAFFGGHTAGEGRTVENQVLESNPVLEAFGNAKTVKNNNSSRFGKFVEIQFDDVGRISGAAIRTYLLERSRVCQVSDPERNYHCFYLLCAAPPEDVERFKLGDPKSFRYLNQSSCYELDGVNDAEEYLSTRKAMDVVGISETEQDAIFRVVAAILHLGNIEFCKGEDADSSSLKDEQSNFHLQMTSELLMCDPHSLEDALCKRMMVTPEEVIKRSLDPLGAAVSRDGLAKTIYSRLFDWLVNKINISIGQDSNSRRLIGVLDIYGFESFKTNSFEQFCINYTNEKLQQHFNQHVFKMEQSEYEKEEIDWSYVEFVDNKDVVDLIEKKPGGIIALLDETCMLPKSTPETFSEKLYQTFKNHKRFIKPKLTRSDFTLVHYAGEVQYQSDQFLDKNKDYVVAEHQDLLNASKCSFVSGLFPPLPKASSKSKFSSIGARFKLQLQQLMETLNLTEPHYIRCVKPNNLLQPTVFDNANVLHQLRSGGVLEAIRVKCAGYPTNRTFIEFLKRFMILAPEILKGEYEADVACKWILDKKGLTGFQIGKSKVFLRAGQMAELDAHRTKVLGEAAKMIQGQVRTRLTRERYVLLRRASVNIQANWRANLARKISRYMRREEAAIKIQKNLRRQIAIKDYGNTKSSAVTLQSGVRTMVARHEFHYKLKSKAATKIQAYWRGYSAVSDYKKLKKASLVYQSKLRGRIARKQLGQSNQAEKKKETEHERDVELSNPAEEAVDKSFVKHSDESDDEEMRHKRETKHSIQEDDGIEKSFVKHSDESDDEEMGHERQNKQTIQGDNGIEKSFVKHSDESDDEEMRHERETKHSIQEDDGIEKSFVKHSDESDDEKMGHERQNEQTIQGDDGIEKSFVMHSDHSSDEEKGHEQQITHTIQADDGVEKSFVMHSDHSSDEDKGHERQKEHTIQADDGIEKSLILDSENPFSNFSDVSHITNPFRDTEVESLTAEVEMLKALLVVEKQRADISERKCDEARELGERRRKRLEETERRVYQLQDSLNSVFQVVIFYVGPVLSTEVHPEISFHVFNVGFSARRT
- the LOC108855242 gene encoding myosin-16 isoform X1, which produces MGENILVDSHVWVEDPETAWTHGVVLNIKGDEADVKTNDGTQVIAKLSKLYPKDDEAPSEGVEDMTRLSYLHEPAVLNNLATRYELNEIYTYTGNILIAVNPFQGLPHLYDSEVMEKYKEASFKELSPHVFAIGGIAYREMINEDRNKCILVSGESGSGKTETTKMLMRYLAFFGGHTAGEGRTVENQVLESNPVLEAFGNAKTVKNNNSSRFGKFVEIQFDDVGRISGAAIRTYLLERSRVCQVSDPERNYHCFYLLCAAPPEDVERFKLGDPKSFRYLNQSSCYELDGVNDAEEYLSTRKAMDVVGISETEQDAIFRVVAAILHLGNIEFCKGEDADSSSLKDEQSNFHLQMTSELLMCDPHSLEDALCKRMMVTPEEVIKRSLDPLGAAVSRDGLAKTIYSRLFDWLVNKINISIGQDSNSRRLIGVLDIYGFESFKTNSFEQFCINYTNEKLQQHFNQHVFKMEQSEYEKEEIDWSYVEFVDNKDVVDLIEKKPGGIIALLDETCMLPKSTPETFSEKLYQTFKNHKRFIKPKLTRSDFTLVHYAGEVQYQSDQFLDKNKDYVVAEHQDLLNASKCSFVSGLFPPLPKASSKSKFSSIGARFKLQLQQLMETLNLTEPHYIRCVKPNNLLQPTVFDNANVLHQLRSGGVLEAIRVKCAGYPTNRTFIEFLKRFMILAPEILKGEYEADVACKWILDKKGLTGFQIGKSKVFLRAGQMAELDAHRTKVLGEAAKMIQGQVRTRLTRERYVLLRRASVNIQANWRANLARKISRYMRREEAAIKIQKNLRRQIAIKDYGNTKSSAVTLQSGVRTMVARHEFHYKLKSKAATKIQAYWRGYSAVSDYKKLKKASLVYQSKLRGRIARKQLGQSNQAEKKKETEHERDVELSNPAEEAVDKSFVKHSDESDDEEMRHKRETKHSIQEDDGIEKSFVKHSDESDDEEMGHERQNKQTIQGDNGIEKSFVKHSDESDDEEMRHERETKHSIQEDDGIEKSFVKHSDESDDEKMGHERQNEQTIQGDDGIEKSFVMHSDHSSDEEKGHEQQITHTIQADDGVEKSFVMHSDHSSDEDKGHERQKEHTIQADDGIEKSLILDSENPFSNFSDVSHITNPFRDTEVESLTAEVEMLKALLVVEKQRADISERKCDEARELGERRRKRLEETERRVYQLQDSLNRLLYSMSDQFSQLKSILRSPSMSSTLASVPVVRDDLADSSENSEASSTESDFTFPAPSSSSADNPNQLQVIVQDLSTTEAKGTENSDSKKKGGFEDYF
- the LOC108855242 gene encoding myosin-16 isoform X2, producing the protein MEKYKEASFKELSPHVFAIGGIAYREMINEDRNKCILVSGESGSGKTETTKMLMRYLAFFGGHTAGEGRTVENQVLESNPVLEAFGNAKTVKNNNSSRFGKFVEIQFDDVGRISGAAIRTYLLERSRVCQVSDPERNYHCFYLLCAAPPEDVERFKLGDPKSFRYLNQSSCYELDGVNDAEEYLSTRKAMDVVGISETEQDAIFRVVAAILHLGNIEFCKGEDADSSSLKDEQSNFHLQMTSELLMCDPHSLEDALCKRMMVTPEEVIKRSLDPLGAAVSRDGLAKTIYSRLFDWLVNKINISIGQDSNSRRLIGVLDIYGFESFKTNSFEQFCINYTNEKLQQHFNQHVFKMEQSEYEKEEIDWSYVEFVDNKDVVDLIEKKPGGIIALLDETCMLPKSTPETFSEKLYQTFKNHKRFIKPKLTRSDFTLVHYAGEVQYQSDQFLDKNKDYVVAEHQDLLNASKCSFVSGLFPPLPKASSKSKFSSIGARFKLQLQQLMETLNLTEPHYIRCVKPNNLLQPTVFDNANVLHQLRSGGVLEAIRVKCAGYPTNRTFIEFLKRFMILAPEILKGEYEADVACKWILDKKGLTGFQIGKSKVFLRAGQMAELDAHRTKVLGEAAKMIQGQVRTRLTRERYVLLRRASVNIQANWRANLARKISRYMRREEAAIKIQKNLRRQIAIKDYGNTKSSAVTLQSGVRTMVARHEFHYKLKSKAATKIQAYWRGYSAVSDYKKLKKASLVYQSKLRGRIARKQLGQSNQAEKKKETEHERDVELSNPAEEAVDKSFVKHSDESDDEEMRHKRETKHSIQEDDGIEKSFVKHSDESDDEEMGHERQNKQTIQGDNGIEKSFVKHSDESDDEEMRHERETKHSIQEDDGIEKSFVKHSDESDDEKMGHERQNEQTIQGDDGIEKSFVMHSDHSSDEEKGHEQQITHTIQADDGVEKSFVMHSDHSSDEDKGHERQKEHTIQADDGIEKSLILDSENPFSNFSDVSHITNPFRDTEVESLTAEVEMLKALLVVEKQRADISERKCDEARELGERRRKRLEETERRVYQLQDSLNRLLYSMSDQFSQLKSILRSPSMSSTLASVPVVRDDLADSSENSEASSTESDFTFPAPSSSSADNPNQLQVIVQDLSTTEAKGTENSDSKKKGGFEDYF